TAGTTCTAATTTTTATCTGCgtcccgggacttcgctcctttgggactttcgggataaaaagtacccaatgtgttattccaagttatattctacccgtgtacaaaatttcataaaaatccgtccagtgaTTTTGCGTGTTTTCTTCTACGTTCtcatgataaataaatcaaagtttagataaaatcaaaaaatataattctaacCGTCTTCCCACGTTAAAACCACTTcgatatacagacagacgacCTCGGCTAGATGTAGTTACGTGCTATGTATCCTTATTTACATACTGGACCTATGACCGGCACATAGCGACagcatttacatatataagatgtgatattatacattatttaaatacatacaaggTTTGCAAGTACTGGAGATATTTAtatcaagtatttttattgatttcgtTTTATATCTGTTGCCGTCATTTTCTAGATTTCTTGGATTGTAAATTATCTAAACTTGATCATATGCTTACATATATCCAtccatacaatattatatgcgaaagtctgtctgtttgttgaccgattttgatcaaatttggtatgaatgtagttaaagaaccccgttcaaacacaggctacttttttttaataaaaatcaacccGCAAATGACTGTaatagggggtgaaagtttgtatgaaaatcatgtctattAAGTCcgctttaattttatttaagtatttttgctACAATCACAAAAATCAGAACatgtcatttatataaacaaaagaatatCTATGTCACATTCTAGGTTAGGACATCAGAAGGCTCTTATTTTGtgaccggccgcctgcttgATGTCTTTGGGAATGCCGTCGTTACATATCAGCAGTTTAAGTTTAGTTACCTGAAGAATATGTACAAGAATTATGTATTggttatttacttaaatagttACGACAAcaacaagaaaattaattaagtatcaaaactattttttgtttttttttttacaagtttaattacgtatataatattaccatGTCACTCTATGATTTTTCGGCAAAATAAAGAAGActttaagaatttattttcataataagacaacctcggtggcgcagtggtaaggttcttgccactgaaccgagaggtcccgggttcgatccccggtcgggtcatgatggaaaatgatctttttctgattggcccgggtcttggatgtttatttatatatgtatttattataaaatatagtatcgttgagttagtatcccataacacaagtctcgaacttactttgggactagctcaatctgtgtgatttgtcccaatatatttatatatatttatttataattaattaactttagaaagaactattatttcatttattctcaacaaaaatcaacaataaGTACTATGGTTATTGTTTACATGtgtttgtttacatgttaggTACTTGTAAGACATAACTGAATGTAGCTAGTCATTCCGTTAAACTAAGTAACTGTGAGAATCCAAGTGAACTGTTGCTAGGTACCTAATTTCTACACAGTTTATCCAAATGGTGACGTACAAACTtagcttttaaatttcaaatggCAACAGACACtgaagaatatttaattaataatagagTAACTATATAGTAACCATAGAGTAACCATAGAGTAACCATAGAGTAACCTTAGATAACCATAGAGTAACCATAGAGTAACCACAGAGTAACCTTAGAGTAACCATCGAAAAAGTAATGCAATACTTACCTCTTTTTTCGTTTTCTGTCACAACACTGAAGAAATTTCTATGGAAATAAGTTGCACCTTTGTACTTGGTTTcctatgttttatatttacactgttgagtgcataaataaataagtaaaaaatattgcgacGAACCTACCCTTATGAAGTCGgcaaaaaaatagaaatattgcATAATTTTAGCACTAAAAAAACGCTTAGCTATGATCTGCAATAGGGAGGTACTACTTATTAAGCATAATTTCGAATCTTTAACgaaataatttctgaattggGCTTTTGTAATGATTTTAGAATGAAATGTTTGACGAAGCATGTGGcgaatatacctacatttattgACGAAGCGTGTTCCGTATATGGATGTACTGGatggggatggcccaggacagagatgctTGGCGGatacggaaggaggcctatgcccagcagtgggtcacggagggctgcagatgatgaagAAGATGATGTTgcgtatatattttgtgactaattataataataattattataataataaagagatgGTGATGAGCGGGACGATATTGCTGGGTTCCTGCGGGGGCTACAGGCTGCCCTCGACAGGGATTTGTGGAAGAAggaaggggaggcctttgcccagcagtggggcaCGTCAACAGgccagattaaaaaaataataatacgaaGGTATATTagtctaattaaaatatacaattaaaaaaataaatgttccatTAAGTATTCCATATTTCAGTTGGATCAAATCAATGTAATTTCGgaataatatgtttcaattACAAATTCACACGAACttttcatcaatatttatgacggcccgtcccggctttgctcgggtaaaaccgtaatgaattatgtatatgtacatCGCTACGTAATACCTAAGGACGTagaatctattggtgaaaaacgttagtttcaattgtttttgtaatatatcatGTCAGGGTTATGACTCGGTagtaagctacaaactactcgCGGCCTCTAATCTGATGTGAGAAACGTatgaattttacattatttgcaagtcttaaaaaaaattataaatcatttttcGACTCGAAAATGATAATCCCGTGGGATATTCATGCGGGTGGAGCCGCGGGCAGAAGCTCGTATGCAACCAGTTACCTCTAACTTAACAAAGTGACATTGACACAGCCGCCCATCTCGTGGCGCTCGGTGTGCCCACGCCTTGACGTCAGCTGGGCGCAGCTCGCTCGCCTTGACACCGCACGACCTTCTGTTCCTTTGTATGTCTAAAACTATGCTCTGAAtggttgaaaatatttttattatactcacaataaattagattttgtgatgCCGCGCCTCCATAGAAAAGTATATGCCatttttatgtgtaatatttatcaaaactgtagctttgataaacattatgtatgtaatatttaatatttaatatatgaattaattagaatatgacgtgaaaagtgcctgtgaaggtctaatttctgaataaatgattcgaCTTTGCCAATctgggctgtgacgccgcgaagccgggatcagcgtaaaatataaaccttatgacgaactcggacacacgccgacgcgcatgcgtgaacattgcgtggtTAGTAtgcgtgtttttatttaccgcaatgaaaaactagGCATGTACCTATACCGAATCCGctaagtttggcaaactgttcgacgacattgtggagccggcattaaatTTTTGAGATTCATCATACATATGATGTTTGATCACAGGATGACCATTGCCACCACTTCTGTagacttttattaaaaatatgagacGTACAAAAGTTGGCGCTACGCTCTCTCTGTCTGTTTAATTCTCACACGTTcagttttcatttcaatttcgGTGGCTATGCTCCAAAGCCaaggttttgtttttgtaaacttaaattttgaaaattcggctATTATTATGTACTGGCTGCCTGCATGACGTCAAcactttttgggaatgcttttatttcttgtttaaAGGCATTTTATCCATaatcgtacgacatccacgagagaATCAGTGCTAAATCTACCTATCGGTCTAGATTCTCTAGTACTGTAGGTCTCTCACGTTTgaacgttttcccggttccttccgcagccgttgagcgtcggagcccagggctCGCTATCCTACTTTGTCGTCTCCACTttgcacggtcgtcggcaaaTCTAAACTTCAGACCATTGGTTTCATTCTTGTTGTAACATGTTTTAATAGTGTGATTAATATGTCAAAACGGTCACGTTTCTACCGGCAACGGTtgagacagacatacaaaaaGTTAGGTACGTTCTAAAATAATGTGTACTTAATGAACCTCTAAATGATATATTCTGAAAATCTGTTCATGGATCGGACACTCAACGGCTGCGGAGGAAATTGGAAATGCTTGCatgagagagtgagagagagacatCGCTTGCatgagagagtgagagagagacatCCTGAAAATCTGTTGGAAAACGCAATCCAAGGCATCTTTGCCTACTTTTGTTTatatcaagaaaaaaatatgtaatatagttttaagaggtttggcaataaatatatatttattataaatttattttttctttgtacccaatattaattaaaaaccaacctaaaaactaagtaagtatattaattgtatCGCGATACTTGTAAGATTGCTAGTAATGCCGATCACACACTATCGTTAAActcagatgccgacgcgaaggaatgaacattgcgtactttcaatagtgtaattttttaaatctaacaAAAAAGCAGTCATACTCATACACGCAtttctagtattttatttattacacactttacaaacaataataaatacgtaaatttaacataaataaaggtAACATGTGTACtattaatacttaaattaagtAAGTGACTTTGTTATTTACACGAAAGACCATTCACTTCTTTCTCAAATTCCTTGAGCCAATCTTCACATAGTTTCCAAATGGAGTGCTAATGGTTTGTGGACCGGACGCGACGTACGGCTCCATGTAAATGTTGTAGttcttgtctgtctgttggcTGCTATCTCGGCTCCATGGTActgtaaaaagtaataaagataattttgtaaaaatgtacttCATTCACCATGAAAACAGTTTTTGACATTGAAGCGCCATCTATTGTCGAAAAGCTAGactaatcaaaatttattaaacacgCCATCTATTGGTGTATTCCCGAAGTTTTTTTAGTTATCTCATTATCatctatcaaattattttggtaCTAATTGTACAGCATTTGCTATTCACCAACAGATGGCATTAGcgctgaaattttataaactttacccgactttgaaaagaaaagagtaaattttcaattagtcaaaatcataatatcctttttatatacgtatagttaaaaataataaaataatttttactagTTTCTTTTCATTCGGAATTCAAATAGGTTTATAactgaaataatttactaataattaagtacctatgctATGTTCGTCGTGTTCATGCGACACTTGGCCGTTGTGTATGTGCAAGTGGATCTCCTTCTGGTGGGGCTCCCAGCCGTGGCCGTGGGACTGCTGACCCTTGCTGGCAAACAGCGCGCCGaactggaaaataaatattttgaggttaggtatttaagtatatttattgttttttttttttaatggagtcagaaatgtttcttttttaatataattatttatttttaaacctaagttgtttttaaaatcacCTCGTACAACATCTACGGGAGggatatagagtggtcctaatctagggcggaaaccacacACCCTTTCTCCTTATCTACCTGAGGCATTCGTTTACTTTGAGTCAACGTTCACTCATACAGTATTGACATAGCAACAAACaacttaacaaaaaatatatacccgTCTCTTTTCAACGCCCTTCATTTAATAGCGTCGTCCTGCTCTAAGAAAGTTGTACTTTCTCCCACGAGTCTGAATTATTGGATTGTCAGGTGTCCATtgtcacagattatataaatttagccattgttataaatattataatgatggCTGGTCACGCGGCAAAAAAAATTGGTCAGTCTAGATCCTGGTCTACAAGATGAGTTGCCTACTTCTCCCGCGGCTttgtccgcgtgaatttcccgcctcttttttcattaaccacaaaagttaataaaacatatcacGTGTctcatttaaaacataataaattttcacgcCCTAAATATGTCACTCCCAAAGAGTTGCAATTCTTAAAATTCACTTAATATATTGTTAGTTTTCACAAATCTAAAATCTTAATcaattaccttttttttacaaataaaaaaatcttaattaaaaatttgtctCACTTTAAAACgacgaagtttcatacaaagttgCAGCCCCTAGGGATAGAATTTCCagaaatcctttcttagttttcatagtcgtattcctcatggctgagggtcgtggtcattacgtggaattaaacacacacaacaactttcttggcattagtaatggagtggtttgccattgccttcaccatttcacacacaagttaacatTAATCAACCagcgtgcaggtttcctcacgatgttttccttcaccttaGCTAGATACATTATAATAGCTATCTGCATTCAGCAGCTGACCTTTGTAAAGGAAGATTTACAAAAAGGGCATCAGTTCTTTAGCCCTTCAACCCAGAATACCGGTTGTGGGTAACCTTGACACGGAAAGCTTCAAGTTTTTATGAACTTTCGAGTCATTACTACAACAGTTAAAGTTAagatatagtttttattgtaactaTTTATGCGTCACATGTTTTCGCTGTTTTTTGCTGCGTTTCGCTTTCtataatgtactttttattataataattattcattttatttcaagtaatgacttatatgtacttatatgtaaTTTCTTGATTAAACCTAATATTACCAGTGACccgtaatataaaaacaaatcttattcgtttctcatattatttaatcagGTTTTCCTCAGCCGTCGGGCGTCAGAGCCCTCCTTTCCAGCTTTCTTACTATTTCGTCTCCACCACGCATATTCGTCGTATTACGTTATGTATTTACATTCCAATAACTCGTATATTAGAGTTAGATATTCTACATTGCTGAGTCgcttgacgtccgtcgacagacAACAGAGGACACATattatgaagtttcgacgtacatcaACATCGGAGCATGgttctaatttatattatactagttgttgcccggggcttcgctcccgtgggaattttgagatcaaatatagcctatagcaatcttggataatgtacctttctaatggtgtaagaattattgaaatcagttcggtagtttcgaagattacccgcctcagacatacaaactcacaaacgcatccctctttataattatagtatagaCTCGGTATCAGCTTACTTTAGCTGCGCCAGCAACGAGCAACAGCTTCAAGATAAGCAACGTAACCAATAGCGTTTTCACACCGACGACGGCAGCCACCACAGCCCAGGTGGACGCCGCTCCGATCTGGAAGATCAGCGGCATGAGGGACCCCACCATCTTCTTGAACGGCCGTCCGAAGGTGCGACCTtggaaacataaaaaacaataaatacatatggaCAATCACATATATTGAGTTAACACCTAAGTAATTTCTAGACTTGTgatatgggatactaactcaacgatactataacTTATAACATACTAGCGTCATGCCCCGGCTTCGTACGGGTACaatgttatgtatataaaccttcctcttgaatcactatatctattaaaaaaacccgcatcaaaatcgtttTAAATATCTCGTACAACATCTTGGGGCAGACAGCGAAAAGCAAGTCGCCTCGTTCAACATTAATCGGGGggatggtcctattctagggcgcaaCCACACGCCGCGCTCAAAATTATCTCATTTGCtaagttaattaatataaacgcgaaagtatgTCCGTCACGCATTTAGacccaatttcaaaaatgcaactttatttttaatagtagaTCAGTCGCGCCTGATACGTTTTGCCGCGGGCGGAGCTGTGAGAAACAGTCACtttataaatagacaaataGACATCACTCGATGGCAAATAAGCACTAATCGTGTTGCGtctccgatggacacaaacacagagaATGGTATACAACACCCAAACGCTGGCTACTATATTTCCCTGCACTGGGAATCGGACCCAGGACCTCCAAATACGAATgggcgtggtgaccactacaCCACAGAGGTCGCCACGAGTTTATTAGAGGaatgtcataattattatacaattttatataatatacataaagttGAGAGAAAGTGTTTACTAATGGTAAACCTGTTATTGTCAGCCTAAAAGCCTGTTATGTTAGATATCGGTTTTATATGagtactaataataattatcaatttgTGTCTAGGAAAGTAAACGCGGCAGGTcaacctatatatgtatacagacagagtgtgaaaaaatacttaaacgaGATGGCGAGATACCGTAGAAAGATACGAATTGAgctgtagatcgaaaggtcccaggtccaactcgtgccacatgagtttgtacaacatttataatagttttgatcgaccaccatttgctttcGGTGATTGGAAatatcgcgaggaaacctgcacactggttgattataaacttgtgtgtgaaatggagaagacaatggcgaaccactccattaaataatgccaagaaagtcgttgtgtgtgtttcattacacgtaacgaccacgaccctcagccatgaggaatgcGACTATGAGTTGGGATAACTtttatacaagcttttatacgAGCGAAGCaggatatacatatataactaGCCATTTACCCGTGGCTATgccctcgggaacagttttttttcgtataaaaAATGGGATAAgcatagttgaaataaatatccatAGCGCCGTCTAGAGTTTTTAACAATTAGCGCCACCTATATTAGAGTACAAATTTctcgcaaatcccacgggaacaatagatttttatgggacgaaaggtaccctatgtccttctgcATACTTTTCATTACACATATGCGAAATTTCGAGAAGATCGATTGAGTACATAACGCGTGaacaggtaacaaacatacaaacttactttcgctattagttgggattgtgATATGCATTAGTATTAGAATTAGGCTATAACCATTTCCCTGTACGacatttatgttattaattattattgtaacaatgaattcaatacaaaaatttacaatatatgatcgtgcaatttataataatcataataaaaagccTAATCAACTAAGCTTtcactttttgaaaaaagtattatttccaTGCCACGTCTATGATATAACGCGAATAGAAAGTTTaatgtcaaacaaaatatgaaaagcaATGGTTAAATTGTGATATTGTGTGATTGTAGATAAgaatataggtaagtacttaactAATTACTTACTAGCctactaacttttgcccgcggcttcgcccgcgtgagtttccctgtgaaagcggaaccgacacgattttcatacaaactttcaccccctatAATAGTCAGTTGGGGGTtgacttttgaaaaaagtagcctatgtttaaaCGGGTTTCTTTaatgcattatatttattttctttaatgcATACTTATAATTACATGCAAAACCaactttcatcaaaatccgtccagcggtttagtcCTGAAAGCGGGCCAATGTTAACGTATAAAGTATGGTATAACTTTGATGAACTATTAATAAACCAAGTAATACCAAATTACCTTATGATCAATGGTAAAGTTAATCAATTAAGCTGCTCAGTTCACGCGCGGCCCTATCGGACAGCTGtcctattgttgttcattTGTCTTTATTGTCTCCTGGCTCGAAGGGAAtttgtagatatttattataatttaaatcattacatagtataaaacaaagtcccttCCGTCCCTATgcatgcttagatctttaaaactacgcaacggattttgatacgggtttttttatttgatagagtGATTTCagaggaataaaaataaaaataaaataaatatattaggacaaatcacacagattgagctagccccaaagtaagttcgaaacttgtgttataggatattaactcaacgatacatatataaacattccTCGaccatttgacgacctcggtaaggttcttgccactgaaccgagaggtcccgggttcgatccccggtcgggtcatgatgggaaatgatctttttctgattggcccgggtcttggatgtttatctatatatgtatttgttataaaatatagtatcgttgagttagtatcccataacacaagtctcgaacttaccatggggctagctcaatctgtgtgatttgtcctaatattttatttattttattatattttcttatattttctaagaccataatttttatattactctACTTTCTATATGTAGGCGGCAGAAGGTAAATGAGTGACGTGACAATTATGCATAAGCATAATTAcaccaattatttttaataataaacgttTAGGTATAGGacgtaatttaaatattacttcggttaaattatatttaatagctTTTTCACTTCATTTATTAGTGGCGGTGTCGTCGACATGTACCTAAG
This Plodia interpunctella isolate USDA-ARS_2022_Savannah chromosome 27, ilPloInte3.2, whole genome shotgun sequence DNA region includes the following protein-coding sequences:
- the LOC128681579 gene encoding uncharacterized protein LOC128681579; the protein is MTMDLKEIIKWFIPCFHILLFLNKKMYVRMTFCLFLFFNLCLVNGATVNKELGVSERIDNAKNIVNYDNKFSFNQSVVNDVFEEKGLIEDESTGRTFGRPFKKMVGSLMPLIFQIGAASTWAVVAAVVGVKTLLVTLLILKLLLVAGAAKFGALFASKGQQSHGHGWEPHQKEIHLHIHNGQVSHEHDEHSIVPWSRDSSQQTDKNYNIYMEPYVASGPQTISTPFGNYVKIGSRNLRKK